From the genome of Streptomyces sp. JH34:
CGTGGAGAGGGTCGAATGAGCACTCTGCAAGCCATCACGCTCGACCAGGTGGTCGACACGGACCACTACCCCCTGTCGGACCCCGAAGGTACGGAAGCCCGCGCCGTGGTGGCGCGGGCGCGGCGCGAACTGGCCGAGGTGGGCTGCACCGTCCTGCCCGACTTCATCCGGCCCGAGCTGCACGAGGTACTGCGCCAGGAGTGCGCCGCCCTCGCCCCGCACGCGTACTTCGACGTCGAGACGGTCAACGTCTACAACATCGACGTGGACACGGACCTGCCCCAGGACCACCCCGGCAGGCGCACGTTCGAGCGCGGCAACGCGTTCGTCGCCCGCGACCGGATCCCCGGCGGCTCCCTCATCAGCAGGCTCTACTCCCACGAGTCGTTCCGGCGCTTCGTCGCGGACTGCTTCGGACTGCCCCGGCTGTACGAGCTGGCCGACCCGCTCTCCGGCCTCGTGCTCAACGTCGTACGGCCGGGCATGGAACACCCCTGGCACTTCGACACCAACGAGTACACGGTCAGCATGCTGACCCAGGACGCCGAGGAGGGCGGCTCCTTCGAGTACTGCCCGAACATCCGGTCCGCCGAGGACGAGCACTTCGACGACGT
Proteins encoded in this window:
- a CDS encoding arpA protein, with the translated sequence MSTLQAITLDQVVDTDHYPLSDPEGTEARAVVARARRELAEVGCTVLPDFIRPELHEVLRQECAALAPHAYFDVETVNVYNIDVDTDLPQDHPGRRTFERGNAFVARDRIPGGSLISRLYSHESFRRFVADCFGLPRLYELADPLSGLVLNVVRPGMEHPWHFDTNEYTVSMLTQDAEEGGSFEYCPNIRSAEDEHFDDVRNVLDGRGDRQPERLPLRPGDLQLFKGRYSLHRVSPVRGGLARHSAIFAYSERPGVIGSVARTRQLFGRALPEHLAAEGRAVRGDRLLD